Proteins co-encoded in one Dehalogenimonas sp. WBC-2 genomic window:
- a CDS encoding S-adenosylmethionine synthetase → MLSCKDSEKYLFTSESVTEGHPDKLCDQVSDAVLDAILTKDPFARVACETAVTNGLVFVLGEISTQTYVEIPELVRRVVSDIGYTKPDYGFDSQTCGVMVSINKQSADIDLGVGQSAEAKAGSTDPMDAVGAGDQGMMVGYACNETPELMPLPIALSHRLTRQLASVRKQGIIPYLRPDGKSQVTVEYHHGKPARIETVVIGAQHDDVPYSVIFKDIVQHVIKPIIPPELLDDNTNFYVNTTGRFIIGGPASDTGFTGRKILVDTYGGIARHGGGAFSGKDPTKVDRSAAYMARYVSKNLVAAGFADQIEMQIAYAIGRAKPLSVSLETFGTARVSEEQLMETVTKHFDLRPAAIIKHLNLRRPIYRQTASYGHFGRTDIELPWESLDKVAALEAELAQCAPSR, encoded by the coding sequence ATGTTAAGTTGCAAGGACTCTGAAAAATATCTTTTTACTTCCGAATCAGTCACTGAAGGTCATCCGGATAAATTATGTGATCAGGTATCAGACGCCGTTCTGGATGCCATCCTGACCAAAGACCCTTTCGCCAGAGTTGCATGTGAGACTGCAGTGACCAACGGTCTTGTTTTCGTTCTTGGCGAGATATCCACCCAAACTTACGTTGAAATTCCCGAACTCGTCCGCCGGGTGGTAAGTGATATCGGATACACAAAACCAGATTATGGCTTTGATTCCCAGACCTGTGGTGTCATGGTTTCCATCAACAAGCAATCAGCGGACATTGACCTGGGTGTCGGACAATCTGCCGAAGCTAAGGCTGGTTCGACCGACCCAATGGATGCCGTTGGTGCTGGCGATCAGGGGATGATGGTTGGTTATGCCTGCAATGAAACTCCCGAATTGATGCCGCTGCCGATAGCCTTGTCTCACCGTTTGACGCGGCAGTTGGCAAGCGTACGCAAACAGGGCATCATCCCCTACCTGCGCCCTGACGGTAAAAGCCAGGTGACAGTGGAGTATCATCATGGCAAGCCGGCCCGGATTGAGACGGTAGTTATCGGTGCTCAGCACGACGATGTGCCTTACAGTGTAATATTCAAAGATATTGTGCAGCATGTTATCAAGCCGATAATCCCCCCGGAACTCCTTGATGATAATACCAATTTTTATGTCAATACAACCGGACGCTTCATTATCGGCGGACCAGCCTCAGATACCGGGTTTACCGGACGCAAGATACTGGTAGACACCTATGGTGGTATCGCCCGTCACGGTGGCGGCGCCTTCTCAGGCAAGGACCCCACCAAAGTAGACCGCTCAGCGGCATATATGGCCCGTTATGTCTCCAAGAATCTGGTGGCGGCAGGTTTTGCTGATCAGATTGAAATGCAGATCGCTTATGCTATAGGTCGCGCTAAACCATTGTCGGTCTCACTGGAAACCTTCGGCACCGCACGTGTCAGTGAAGAACAACTCATGGAAACCGTTACCAAACATTTCGACCTGCGACCAGCGGCCATTATCAAACACCTTAATTTGCGAAGGCCGATTTACCGTCAAACAGCGTCTTACGGCCACTTCGGCCGCACCGATATAGAATTACCTTGGGAAAGTTTGGATAAAGTAGCAGCCCTTGAAGCCGAATTGGCTCAATGTGCTCCAAGCCGATAA
- a CDS encoding adenosylhomocysteinase has protein sequence MALKSDIKNPDLAEAGKERIAWAAREMPVLKLIADRFEKEKPFNGIRIAACLHVTTETANLALTLKAGGADLILCGSNPLSTQDDAAAALVSYGIPTHAIKGEDDETYYKHIMSALDVAPHLTVDDGADLVTILHTKRTELLGNVIGGTEETTTGVIRLRAMAADGELKYPLVAVNDAKTKYLFDNRYGTGQSTLDGITRATNILWAGKKVVVVGYGWCGHGVALRARGMGAYVVVVEVEPVRALEAVMDGFAVMPMREAAKIGDVFITVTGDKHVIDTEDFAVMKSGAIMANSGHFNVEIDIPGLEAAASAKRNLKPFVEEYTLSGGRKIYLLGEGRLINLAAAEGHPACVMDMSFANQALGLEYLVKNRGRLQPGVYSVPTDIDNNVAALKLTSLGVQIDCLTQQQCKYLSSWQEGT, from the coding sequence ATGGCGTTAAAATCTGATATCAAAAACCCTGATCTTGCCGAAGCAGGCAAGGAACGCATCGCCTGGGCGGCACGGGAGATGCCGGTACTCAAGCTCATTGCCGACCGGTTCGAGAAAGAAAAACCTTTTAACGGTATCAGAATCGCCGCATGTCTCCATGTCACTACTGAAACCGCCAACCTGGCACTCACCCTTAAGGCTGGCGGTGCCGATCTGATTCTTTGCGGCTCTAATCCTCTTTCGACGCAAGACGATGCAGCTGCCGCGCTGGTAAGTTACGGCATCCCCACACATGCTATCAAAGGCGAGGATGATGAGACCTATTATAAGCACATCATGTCAGCTCTGGACGTAGCACCACACCTCACTGTTGACGATGGCGCCGATCTGGTCACAATATTACACACTAAGCGCACCGAATTACTCGGAAACGTCATCGGCGGCACGGAAGAAACTACTACCGGGGTTATACGTTTGCGTGCCATGGCTGCCGATGGCGAGCTAAAATACCCTCTGGTCGCCGTCAACGACGCCAAAACAAAGTACCTCTTTGATAACCGATACGGTACCGGCCAGAGTACACTGGACGGCATCACCAGAGCCACCAACATCCTGTGGGCAGGGAAAAAGGTGGTAGTGGTGGGCTACGGCTGGTGCGGTCATGGTGTTGCCCTGCGCGCCCGCGGTATGGGAGCCTACGTCGTTGTGGTTGAGGTGGAACCGGTACGGGCGCTGGAAGCGGTTATGGACGGCTTCGCCGTTATGCCGATGCGGGAAGCCGCCAAGATCGGGGACGTGTTTATCACCGTCACCGGTGATAAACACGTTATAGACACTGAAGATTTTGCGGTGATGAAAAGTGGCGCCATAATGGCTAACTCTGGTCATTTCAACGTGGAAATAGACATACCGGGGCTTGAAGCCGCCGCAAGTGCTAAGCGCAACCTCAAGCCTTTTGTGGAAGAATACACTCTAAGTGGCGGGCGCAAGATTTACCTGCTGGGAGAAGGGCGGCTCATCAACCTGGCGGCCGCTGAAGGCCACCCGGCCTGTGTCATGGACATGAGTTTCGCCAATCAGGCGCTCGGACTGGAATATCTGGTCAAGAACCGTGGTAGGCTCCAACCGGGCGTATATTCCGTACCCACCGATATAGACAACAATGTAGCGGCTCTCAAGCTTACCAGTCTGGGTGTACAAATAGATTGCCTGACACAACAACAATGCAAATATCTGTCGAGCTGGCAGGAAGGAACTTAG
- a CDS encoding 5'-methylthioadenosine phosphorylase, whose amino-acid sequence MTDQKVKIAVIGGTGLYDIEGLTGVTEVNVNTPYGPPSDSITVGTLDGVRVAFLPRHGRGHRLMPTEIPVRANIWALKSLGVEHIIAINSVGSFKKEIAPGHLLIPDQLIDRTSQRVNTFFGDGVVAHIAFAEPFCPEMRKLLFNCSRDAGATVHDGGTYVVMEGPAFSTRAESRLHKSWGADVIGMTALPEAKLAREAEICYAVIACSTDYDSWHEDEAPVTVDMIVATLRANMELSKHIVKLAVAHLPETRVCGCTDALKNAIVTSLGAISPERQANLKLIIGKYIA is encoded by the coding sequence ATGACCGACCAAAAAGTTAAAATCGCCGTCATCGGCGGTACCGGTCTCTATGATATCGAAGGCCTTACCGGTGTCACTGAGGTCAATGTCAATACTCCCTACGGCCCGCCGAGCGACAGCATCACTGTCGGTACCCTGGATGGTGTGAGGGTAGCTTTTTTGCCGCGGCACGGCCGCGGTCATCGCTTGATGCCTACAGAGATTCCAGTACGCGCCAACATCTGGGCATTAAAAAGTCTGGGTGTGGAACACATTATCGCCATCAATTCCGTCGGCAGCTTCAAAAAAGAAATAGCGCCGGGACACCTGTTGATTCCAGACCAGTTGATCGACCGAACCAGCCAGCGCGTCAATACCTTCTTCGGCGACGGTGTGGTCGCCCATATCGCTTTTGCTGAACCTTTCTGCCCTGAGATGAGAAAACTGCTGTTCAACTGCTCCAGAGACGCCGGTGCCACAGTCCATGATGGCGGCACTTATGTGGTCATGGAAGGACCTGCCTTCTCCACCCGGGCGGAGTCGCGTCTGCACAAAAGCTGGGGCGCCGATGTTATCGGCATGACGGCACTGCCGGAGGCAAAGTTAGCCCGCGAGGCGGAAATTTGTTATGCCGTTATCGCCTGCTCAACAGATTATGATTCGTGGCATGAAGATGAAGCTCCGGTCACCGTAGATATGATCGTCGCCACCCTTAGAGCCAATATGGAACTCTCCAAACATATCGTTAAATTGGCGGTTGCGCACTTGCCGGAGACCCGCGTCTGTGGTTGTACTGATGCTCTCAAGAATGCCATCGTCACCAGCCTCGGGGCTATTTCCCCGGAGCGACAGGCCAATCTCAAACTCATTATCGGCAAATATATCGCCTGA
- a CDS encoding reductive dehalogenase — MCGMTELGWVSNHGISPTAGVAFTPTSLTTDLPLVPNNPIDAGILRFCEDCAKCADVCPSGALTQEAQSWEPLGGWTNPGKKQFQNNMMDCQNYRTMIGQCSTCEAACVFTKHGSAMVHEVVKSAISTTGIFNSFFKTMDDQFKYGPQGGGTGPDNGYFNPLNNDWWNLELPAWGYELGASYLQ; from the coding sequence ATGTGTGGCATGACTGAACTTGGCTGGGTAAGCAATCATGGTATCAGCCCAACTGCTGGTGTCGCTTTCACACCAACTTCATTAACCACTGATTTACCCTTAGTACCCAATAATCCAATTGATGCCGGTATTCTTCGCTTTTGTGAAGATTGCGCAAAATGTGCTGACGTTTGTCCAAGTGGAGCTTTAACTCAAGAGGCCCAAAGTTGGGAACCTCTGGGCGGATGGACGAATCCAGGTAAAAAACAATTCCAGAATAATATGATGGATTGCCAGAATTACCGGACGATGATTGGTCAGTGCAGCACTTGTGAAGCAGCTTGTGTATTCACTAAACATGGTTCAGCCATGGTGCATGAGGTGGTGAAGTCTGCAATTTCAACTACCGGTATATTCAATAGTTTCTTCAAGACAATGGATGATCAATTTAAATACGGACCTCAAGGTGGAGGAACCGGTCCTGACAACGGCTACTTCAATCCATTAAATAACGATTGGTGGAATCTAGAGTTACCCGCTTGGGGCTACGAATTGGGGGCTTCATACCTCCAATAG
- a CDS encoding 2-hydroxyglutaryl-CoA dehydratase beta subunit-like protein: protein MTLTANEQMWSDLGMDLKPHNQLMNALGPIYGEIYLSQKNRPQGMGFYDFVVGDIHGVRVNELREHAKNGGKVVATYCVFVPEEFCWATGAIPVSLCAGTQFSIPVAEEVLPRNTCALIKSSYGFKLGRLCPYVQVSHLIVGETTCDGKKKMFELMAEQHPMYVMEVPNKRGPAGRALWQQEVRDFMARIEELTGNKITAENLGEAIKKVNDRRREFKRLSSLRAADPAPISGKDALLATQVSMYDDVEREIQMMKALNDELEERINKGQGVAPKGTKRILISGSPMALPNWKLHHIVESSGAVIVGEESCTGSRFYDELVPEGIDNLDDMVTALADRYLKTNCACFTPNCERLEDIIRMARDLKADGVIHYNLQFCHTYANEAVQVDKALDEAGIPLLRVETDYSDEDAGQLKTRIDAFLETL from the coding sequence ATGACTTTAACCGCTAATGAACAGATGTGGTCTGACCTTGGTATGGACCTGAAACCCCACAACCAGCTGATGAATGCTTTGGGGCCTATCTACGGAGAGATATATCTCAGCCAGAAGAATCGTCCCCAAGGCATGGGTTTTTATGATTTTGTTGTTGGAGACATCCACGGCGTCCGCGTCAATGAACTCAGGGAACATGCCAAAAACGGCGGCAAAGTAGTGGCCACCTATTGCGTCTTCGTTCCGGAAGAATTTTGCTGGGCAACAGGTGCAATCCCGGTCAGCCTGTGCGCAGGTACGCAATTTTCCATCCCCGTGGCCGAAGAAGTTCTGCCCCGTAATACCTGCGCTCTGATTAAATCTTCTTACGGTTTCAAACTGGGCAGATTGTGTCCTTACGTCCAGGTGAGCCATCTCATAGTCGGCGAGACCACCTGTGACGGTAAAAAGAAGATGTTTGAGCTTATGGCCGAGCAGCATCCGATGTACGTGATGGAAGTGCCAAACAAGCGGGGACCGGCGGGACGGGCGCTGTGGCAACAGGAAGTCCGGGATTTTATGGCCAGGATTGAAGAATTGACCGGCAACAAGATCACCGCCGAAAACCTCGGCGAGGCGATAAAGAAGGTCAATGACCGCCGCCGTGAATTCAAACGCCTGTCCAGTCTTCGCGCTGCCGACCCTGCCCCGATTTCCGGTAAAGACGCACTGCTGGCTACTCAGGTTTCGATGTACGACGATGTCGAACGGGAGATCCAGATGATGAAAGCACTCAACGATGAACTTGAAGAACGGATTAACAAAGGCCAAGGCGTAGCACCCAAAGGCACCAAGCGCATACTAATATCCGGTTCCCCGATGGCTCTTCCCAACTGGAAGTTGCACCACATCGTGGAGAGTTCCGGGGCGGTCATTGTAGGAGAGGAATCCTGTACAGGTTCGCGATTCTATGACGAACTGGTACCTGAAGGTATTGATAACCTGGATGATATGGTGACCGCTCTGGCTGACCGGTACCTCAAGACTAATTGCGCCTGTTTTACTCCGAATTGTGAACGACTTGAAGATATCATCCGCATGGCGCGGGATCTTAAGGCCGACGGTGTTATACACTACAATCTCCAGTTTTGCCACACCTACGCCAATGAGGCTGTTCAAGTTGATAAAGCACTGGATGAAGCGGGGATACCGCTTCTCAGGGTTGAGACTGATTACTCTGATGAGGACGCCGGTCAGTTGAAAACTCGCATCGACGCATTTCTGGAGACCCTTTAA
- the corA gene encoding CorA transporter (Magnesium and cobalt transport protein CorA), whose protein sequence is MAIIPISKTVKTIAKTPEATMERITLGNLTWVNIEKPSGLEMEHLANNYPFHPLDLDDVLSKRQRPKIDEYKDYLFFVFHFPVYNKIEKLLVPSQLSVFVGTDYIITIHAGNLKPLSKLFRECEIDQESRKEYLSHGPGYLLYRIIDRLVDYCQPIVSKILDNMDTIEDEIFTTRRSGTVREISILRRDIITFRRTIWPMRAVIAGLEPKLKRYTDQDMNVYFGDLTDHVDKIWDGLDETKEVIEGLSSTFDSMSYNNYNSGIRTLTIFATITLPALIVASVYGMNVTLPFQESEHQFIIVMLITLGLSLLTAAILRRLKII, encoded by the coding sequence ATGGCCATCATTCCGATATCTAAGACTGTAAAAACAATAGCCAAAACACCCGAAGCGACCATGGAGAGAATTACTCTTGGTAATTTGACATGGGTCAACATTGAAAAACCCAGTGGTTTGGAAATGGAGCATCTGGCTAATAATTATCCTTTTCACCCGCTTGACCTTGACGATGTGCTTTCCAAGCGCCAGCGCCCTAAAATAGACGAATACAAAGACTATCTGTTTTTTGTTTTCCATTTCCCGGTCTATAACAAGATAGAAAAACTGCTAGTTCCTTCACAGCTTTCTGTTTTTGTTGGCACTGACTACATCATCACTATACACGCCGGCAATCTAAAACCATTATCCAAGCTGTTCCGTGAGTGCGAGATCGACCAGGAATCACGGAAAGAATATCTCAGCCACGGTCCGGGTTATCTGCTGTACAGAATTATTGACCGGCTGGTGGACTATTGCCAGCCTATTGTCAGCAAGATATTGGATAACATGGACACTATCGAAGATGAGATATTCACCACGCGCCGCAGCGGAACAGTGCGTGAGATATCAATTCTGCGCCGCGACATAATCACTTTCCGCCGCACTATCTGGCCGATGCGCGCCGTTATCGCGGGTCTTGAACCCAAACTTAAACGTTATACCGATCAGGACATGAATGTTTATTTTGGTGACTTGACCGACCATGTAGACAAGATTTGGGACGGACTGGATGAAACCAAAGAAGTTATCGAAGGTCTTTCTTCTACTTTCGATTCGATGTCCTATAATAACTATAACTCCGGTATCCGCACGTTGACCATTTTTGCTACCATCACTCTGCCAGCTCTTATAGTTGCCAGCGTCTACGGCATGAATGTCACGCTGCCTTTTCAGGAATCGGAACACCAGTTTATCATTGTTATGCTTATAACCCTGGGTTTAAGCCTGCTAACAGCGGCCATCCTGCGGCGTCTTAAAATAATCTAG
- a CDS encoding putative preQ0 transporter has product MNISYRLIVVAALFITALITANIMAVKLIAVGSDIVLPAAILVFPLNYIIGDILTEVYGFAWARRVIWLGFLCNLIFVFFVWLGGMLPGASFWEGQSAYEMILGYTPRILLASFCGYLIGGFANAAVMSRMKLLTRGRYLWSRTIGSTIVGEGLDSAVFITIAFIGTPAFAPIFIIYHWVAKTLIEVVATPVTYAVVNYLKRVEKVDTYDAEVSLNPFKLVEIKG; this is encoded by the coding sequence TTGAATATTTCCTATCGCCTGATTGTGGTAGCCGCTCTGTTTATTACTGCGCTTATTACGGCCAACATTATGGCGGTAAAACTTATCGCCGTTGGTTCTGATATCGTTTTGCCCGCTGCTATTCTGGTTTTTCCTTTAAACTACATCATCGGTGATATCCTGACCGAAGTCTACGGTTTTGCCTGGGCCCGCCGTGTCATCTGGCTAGGGTTTTTATGCAACCTCATTTTTGTCTTTTTTGTCTGGCTTGGTGGAATGTTACCCGGGGCATCCTTCTGGGAGGGACAATCAGCGTATGAAATGATCCTGGGTTATACTCCCAGGATTTTGCTGGCTTCTTTTTGCGGTTATCTTATCGGCGGTTTCGCCAATGCCGCCGTTATGTCCCGCATGAAGCTGCTCACCCGCGGCCGTTACCTGTGGAGCCGTACTATCGGCTCCACAATAGTCGGTGAAGGCCTGGATTCAGCTGTCTTCATAACTATTGCTTTTATTGGTACGCCAGCCTTTGCTCCAATATTCATCATCTATCACTGGGTGGCTAAAACACTTATAGAAGTAGTGGCCACACCGGTGACCTATGCCGTGGTGAATTACCTCAAAAGGGTGGAAAAAGTTGATACCTACGACGCTGAAGTCAGCTTGAACCCCTTTAAATTGGTTGAAATCAAAGGATGA
- a CDS encoding CAMP phosphodiesterases class-II:metallo-beta-lactamase-like protein — MKLRFLGAHNVETASTGLSCLLVDDVVALDAGALTRHLSPSAMFNLQGVLLTHGHYDHIRDVPALGMNLYLNGKTLDLYGNSSTKENLAGCLMNGTIYSKFLEKPPENPTFCFNIIEPDMAFQLGKYEVLAVELPHSLPALGYQMTDAGGKRIFYTGDTGPGLSRCFKSIAPDLMIVEVTASNRFTDFFSSAEGQHLTPELLRRELKTFQRLRGYLPKIACVHMSPGNESEIEAEINDIAAELNSQIYLAREGMTVTI; from the coding sequence ATGAAACTGCGTTTCCTGGGTGCCCATAACGTAGAGACGGCCTCGACCGGCCTTAGTTGCCTGCTGGTTGACGATGTTGTGGCACTTGACGCGGGGGCTTTGACCCGGCATCTATCTCCATCCGCGATGTTCAACCTGCAGGGCGTATTATTGACCCACGGGCATTACGACCACATCCGGGACGTTCCCGCCCTGGGGATGAACCTGTACCTGAATGGAAAAACTCTTGACCTGTATGGCAATTCAAGTACCAAAGAAAATCTGGCAGGCTGCCTGATGAATGGCACGATATACTCCAAATTCCTTGAAAAACCGCCCGAAAACCCGACTTTTTGTTTCAACATCATTGAGCCGGACATGGCTTTCCAATTGGGAAAATACGAAGTGCTGGCAGTAGAACTGCCTCATTCACTGCCAGCACTGGGTTATCAGATGACTGACGCAGGCGGCAAAAGAATTTTCTATACGGGCGACACTGGTCCCGGACTTTCCCGATGCTTCAAGTCTATCGCGCCTGATCTGATGATCGTTGAAGTAACGGCTTCTAACCGCTTCACAGATTTCTTCTCAAGCGCGGAGGGGCAGCACCTGACACCGGAACTGCTGCGCCGGGAACTTAAGACCTTTCAGCGCCTCAGGGGCTATCTGCCCAAGATCGCCTGCGTGCATATGAGCCCGGGGAATGAATCAGAGATAGAAGCCGAGATCAATGACATCGCCGCCGAACTGAACTCTCAGATATATCTTGCCCGTGAGGGCATGACGGTCACAATTTAA
- a CDS encoding NAD(P)HX epimerase / NAD(P)HX dehydratase, translating into MKLVTAAEMRLLEQRAIAKGMSMMDLMRNAGRAVAAEIADNLETVENKRILVLAGPGNNGGDGLVAARHLKDAGAQVDVYLLASRESDDIIYREVVISGLTPIEVHLDAGFERLRDILKSADIVLDAVFGTGVTRPLSGAIAAALALVSQEKKGRQDLLIIALDLPSGVNADSGAADPAGLQADLTVTLGYPKRGLFVYPGAGYSGEVIITDIGIPAGVDDEIVTALLTDESVRSLLPQRHAGAHKGSSGKTLVVAGSAEYSGAAVLTCLGAYRAGAGLVTLGAPRSLNTIYGIKLTETTHLLLPESGDGYLSTEAAAFIIDHLGDYQALALGPGLGQRPGTLETVRLVLSGLPLRLKVVLDADALNALSVTPEWWRIYDHVAVLTPHPAEMSRLTGLSVEQIQSDRINVTRRYAELWQQTVVLKGAHTVIASPDGSVAVSPFATPGLATAGTGDVLTGIIAGLMAQGLGGYHAACAGVYVHAQAATLVSSYLGDCGMIASDILPQIPRAINSLKEQYHAACH; encoded by the coding sequence ATGAAGCTGGTGACTGCCGCAGAGATGCGACTATTAGAACAACGCGCTATCGCAAAAGGCATGAGCATGATGGATCTGATGCGCAATGCCGGCAGGGCAGTAGCCGCTGAAATAGCGGATAACCTGGAAACAGTTGAAAACAAACGCATTCTAGTTCTTGCCGGACCGGGTAACAACGGTGGTGATGGGCTTGTGGCGGCGCGCCACCTGAAGGACGCCGGGGCTCAGGTTGATGTCTATCTTCTGGCATCAAGAGAATCAGATGACATAATATACCGGGAAGTCGTTATCTCAGGTTTGACGCCGATCGAAGTCCATCTTGATGCCGGTTTTGAACGCTTGCGGGACATTCTAAAAAGTGCCGACATTGTCCTTGATGCCGTGTTTGGCACCGGTGTTACCCGTCCCTTATCAGGTGCCATTGCTGCGGCGCTGGCTCTGGTCAGCCAGGAAAAGAAGGGGCGACAGGACCTCCTTATCATTGCTCTTGATCTGCCGTCCGGCGTCAATGCCGATAGCGGTGCTGCCGATCCGGCTGGTCTTCAAGCTGATTTAACAGTCACCTTGGGTTATCCCAAACGGGGTCTTTTTGTCTATCCGGGAGCCGGATATTCGGGTGAGGTTATCATAACGGATATCGGTATTCCGGCGGGTGTTGATGACGAAATTGTTACAGCGCTGCTAACCGATGAGTCTGTCCGTTCCCTGCTGCCTCAGCGTCATGCTGGCGCCCATAAAGGAAGTTCCGGCAAAACGCTGGTGGTTGCCGGTTCTGCGGAATACAGCGGTGCGGCGGTTTTAACCTGCCTGGGAGCCTACCGCGCCGGTGCTGGACTGGTGACTCTGGGCGCTCCCAGAAGCCTTAATACTATCTATGGGATTAAACTTACTGAAACCACACATCTTCTTTTGCCTGAATCCGGTGACGGGTATCTTTCGACCGAAGCCGCTGCTTTCATTATTGATCATCTTGGAGACTATCAAGCGCTTGCTCTTGGTCCGGGCCTGGGGCAGCGGCCAGGAACTCTGGAAACGGTCCGTCTAGTGTTATCAGGCCTTCCGCTGAGGCTTAAAGTGGTTCTTGATGCGGATGCCTTAAATGCCCTGTCGGTAACGCCTGAATGGTGGCGTATCTATGACCATGTTGCGGTACTGACTCCTCATCCGGCAGAAATGTCCAGACTTACCGGTTTATCTGTTGAGCAGATACAGAGCGACCGGATAAACGTCACCCGGCGTTATGCTGAACTATGGCAACAAACTGTCGTTCTTAAAGGCGCCCATACCGTGATTGCCTCACCCGATGGTTCGGTTGCGGTTTCCCCGTTTGCCACCCCTGGTTTAGCTACGGCTGGTACGGGTGATGTTCTCACCGGTATTATCGCCGGACTGATGGCACAGGGACTTGGTGGCTACCATGCCGCCTGTGCTGGCGTGTATGTTCATGCTCAGGCGGCCACATTGGTGAGTTCATATCTGGGTGATTGCGGTATGATAGCATCGGATATTTTACCGCAGATACCACGCGCAATAAACTCTCTCAAGGAGCAATATCATGCTGCTTGTCATTGA
- a CDS encoding pantothenate kinase type III CoaX-like, producing the protein MLLVIDIGNTTISIGVYDDEKLKVSLRVATVIQRLTDEYASLLLHLLEINGIHPKSIDKVALCSVVPPLTGTFEDMCRRYFKADPLTIGAGVKTGVRIRMDNPLEVGADRIVNAAAAFHLYKTSCIVVDLGTATTFDTVSATGDYLGGAIAPGLAMAAEALTSRTSMLPRIELHRPEKAIGTSTVKAMQSGLVFGYVSLVEGIVSRIQTELPLPAKVIATGGYAELLAAETQIFSVIDPELTLYGLRLIYLMNRV; encoded by the coding sequence ATGCTGCTTGTCATTGACATAGGTAATACCACTATATCAATCGGCGTTTATGATGACGAAAAACTTAAAGTAAGTTTACGGGTAGCCACGGTAATACAGCGGCTAACGGATGAATATGCGTCACTGTTGTTGCATCTGTTGGAGATCAACGGAATTCATCCAAAATCTATCGATAAGGTAGCTCTTTGCTCCGTAGTACCGCCTTTGACCGGCACTTTTGAGGATATGTGCCGCCGTTATTTTAAGGCCGACCCGCTTACTATTGGCGCCGGAGTCAAAACCGGGGTCAGGATCCGCATGGATAATCCGCTGGAGGTTGGCGCTGACCGTATTGTGAATGCTGCCGCTGCTTTCCATCTGTACAAGACGTCTTGTATCGTAGTTGACCTGGGTACGGCTACCACCTTTGATACAGTATCGGCCACAGGGGATTACCTGGGGGGTGCTATCGCTCCGGGGCTGGCTATGGCCGCTGAAGCTCTTACCTCCAGAACCTCGATGCTTCCCCGGATTGAACTTCACAGACCGGAAAAAGCCATCGGCACCAGCACAGTCAAGGCGATGCAGTCGGGTCTGGTTTTTGGCTATGTCAGCCTGGTAGAGGGTATCGTCTCCCGTATTCAGACCGAACTTCCTTTGCCAGCCAAAGTTATCGCAACCGGCGGATATGCTGAATTACTGGCTGCCGAGACACAGATATTCAGTGTCATTGACCCGGAGCTTACCTTGTATGGTCTGCGCCTGATATACTTAATGAACCGGGTTTAA